A genomic stretch from Megalobrama amblycephala isolate DHTTF-2021 linkage group LG22, ASM1881202v1, whole genome shotgun sequence includes:
- the LOC125258072 gene encoding uncharacterized protein LOC125258072, with amino-acid sequence MADSKMAVTQWSPVFVQDLLPAAEKTALLYHLSYLCLANFPNLERIIRSRALETQLLFGSSDATMLKCILTSENLVQSLFPMLTKAVEKNKAVLAVKFLGKAQVWIKDIIAEVDKIVEKYDLHNKDVASSTSDVIKEKIDTDKKITVQDQELKQTEITLNGLKCELKKITEELAETEKKINSKIQEIQNFARSITQTSRGLGIFAALVPFIGLLVKSIYDAVHDPKNIARMKALEAELNCHIADKTALKQKQWQLQLKIIDWQMKAAQASFDRNSIPNPIYLNDVQSSLSKIQAILIQLKHFWESVAQMLDYLEKKTFVGEDLIEDLADLKDEFLESIETAKEAWGSFGAGCKKASVIFKLQTKDSYRFLEVSPSCLSKVEWENEYKCVKERLENIDPPKSVPSCVTPAICQ; translated from the exons ATGGCTGATAGCAAAA TGGCTGTGACCCAATGGAGCCCGGTGTTTGTACAAGATCTTCTCCCTGCTGCAGAGAAGACAGCCCTTCTCTACCATCTCTCTTACCTGTGCCTGGCCAACTTCCCCAACCTGGAGAGAATCATCCGGAGTCGGGCTTTGGAAACCCAGCTTCTGTTTGGCTCCTCTGATGCAACTATGTTGAAA TGTATTTTGACCAGTGAAAATCTGGTTCAGTCGCTGTTTCCCATGTTGACAAAAGCTGTGGAGAAAAATAAGGCGGTTTTGGCAGTTAAATTCTTAGGAAAAGCACAAGTCTGGATCAAAGACATTATCGCTGAAGTGGACAAGATAGTGGAAAA GTATGATTTACACAACAAAGATGTTGCATCATCCACCAGTGATGTTATCAAGGAGAAAATTGATACAGATAAAAAGATTACAGTACAAGACCAGGAGTTGAAGCAGACTGAAATAACCCTGAATGGTCTAAAATGTGAACTGAAAAAAATCACAGAAGAGCTTGCTGAAACTGAGAAAAAGATAAACAGCAAAATCCAAGAGATTCAAAACTTTGCCAGATCCATAACCCAAACAAGTAGAGGCCTCGGCATCTTCGCTGCACTCGTTCCATTCATCGGGCTACTTGTTAAAAGCATTTATGATGCTGTTCATGATCCTAAAAATATTGCACGAATGAAGGCTCTTGAAGCTGAATTGAATTGTCACATCGCTGATAAAACTGCTCTGAAACAAAAACAGTGGCAGCTCCAACTCAAGATCATTGATTGGCAGATGAAGGCTGCCCAAGCCAGTTTTGACCGGA ATTCCATACCCAACCCCATCTATCTAAATGATGTTCAGAGTAGCTTGTCAAAAATTCAGGCAATTCTGATTCAGCTCAAACACTTCTGGGAGAGTGTTGCTCAAATGCTGGACTACTTGGAAAAAAAGACCTTTGTTGGAGAAGATCTTATTGAAGACCTTGCTGACCTAAAAGATGAATTTCTAGAATCAATCGAAACAGCCAAAGAG GCTTGGGGCAGTTTTGGTGCAGGCTGTAAGAAAGCATCTGTCATCTTTAAGCTCCAAACCAAAGATTCCTACAGGTTTCTGGAGGTCAGTCCTTCCTGTCTTTCCAAGGTGGAGTGGGAAAATGAGTACAAATGTGTAAAGGAAAGACTGGAGAATATAGACCCACCAAAAAGTGTGCCATCCTGTGTTACACCTGCTATTTGTCAATGA